From a single Arachis hypogaea cultivar Tifrunner chromosome 3, arahy.Tifrunner.gnm2.J5K5, whole genome shotgun sequence genomic region:
- the LOC112791747 gene encoding uncharacterized protein isoform X1: protein MAANLGNLALLLDIASPRSIILDRKLIRPAGIDVVLSLSPKRDHEGEYRSSNNNLRAVMARGKSNSEKNGVGYDAESSDEDNNGGGGGFWETEEWENEIRRRVRDFEDRRALEKKAEELQSRGGDGTQGGEEGTEETEEEKKMRVRRELEKVAKEQEERRATAQLMFDLGQKAYGKGMYGRAIEFLEGALTIIPRPTLFGGEIQIWLAMAYEAHNRHKDCIDLYKQLEKTHPSISIRRQASELRYILQAPKLKISQEEMVTIPLIGSSYDSYAGTWSDKYKDKDRISGSVTNQLPSSRDYLGDFLVWKPPIGLEKSRAFWIGLTVWLGLVGAALIIQK, encoded by the exons ATGGCTGCGAATCTGGGCAACCTGGCACTCTTACTAGACATAGCTTCCCCGCGGAGCATCATTCTCGACAGGAAGCTTATTCGCCCCGCCGGGATCGACGTTGTTTTGAGCTTGTCACCCAAAAGGGACCATGAGGGAGAGTATCGGagcagcaacaacaacctccgcgCGGTGATGGCCCGGGGGAAATCCAACTCCGAGAAGAACGGGGTCGGGTATGACGCCGAGTCCAGCGACGAGGACAATAATGGCGGAGGCGGCGGGTTCTGGGAGACTGAGGAGTGGGAGAATGAAATACGGAGGAGAGTAAGGGATTTCGAGGACAGGAGAGCGCTTGAGAAGAAGGCCGAGGAGTTGCAGAGCCGCGGCGGCGATGGGACGCAAGGAGGAGAGGAAGGTACGGAGGAGAccgaggaagagaagaagatgagagtGAGAAGAGAGCTCGAAAAG GTGGCtaaggaacaagaagagaggagagCGACGGCGCAATTGATGTTTGATTTGGGTCAGAAAGCTTACGGAAAAGGCATGTACGGACGTGCCATTGAGTTTCTTGAAGGTGCACTCACTATCATCCCCAGGCCTACTTTATTTGGTGGTGAG ATTCAAATATGGCTTGCTATGGCTTATGAGGCCCACAACCGCCACAAAGACTGCATTGATCTGTACAAGCAACTAGAGAAGACGCACCCCAGTATTAGCATCCGCCGTCAGGCCTCTGAGCTTCGCTACATTTTGCAAGCGCCCAAGCTCAAGATATCACAAGAGGAGATGGTCACCATACCCTTGATTGGTTCTAGTTACGACAG CTATGCGGGAACATGGAGTGATAAGTACAAGGACAAGGATCGAATAAGTGGATCGGTTACCAACCAGCTTCCATCTTCAAGAGATTACCTTGGGGATTTTCTTGTATGGAAACCTCCAATTGGGTTAGAGAAAAGTAGAGCTTTCTGGATTGGATTGACAGTATGGTTGGGTTTGGTTGGCGCTGCCCTCATTATTCAAAAATGA
- the LOC112791747 gene encoding uncharacterized protein isoform X2, whose protein sequence is MAANLGNLALLLDIASPRSIILDRKLIRPAGIDVVLSLSPKRDHEGEYRSSNNNLRAVMARGKSNSEKNGVGYDAESSDEDNNGGGGGFWETEEWENEIRRRVRDFEDRRALEKKAEELQSRGGDGTQGGEEGTEETEEEKKMRVRRELEKVAKEQEERRATAQLMFDLGQKAYGKGMYGRAIEFLEGALTIIPRPTLFGGEIQIWLAMAYEAHNRHKDCIDLYKQLEKTHPSISIRRQASELRYILQAPKLKISQEEMVTIPLIGSTMREHGVISTRTRIE, encoded by the exons ATGGCTGCGAATCTGGGCAACCTGGCACTCTTACTAGACATAGCTTCCCCGCGGAGCATCATTCTCGACAGGAAGCTTATTCGCCCCGCCGGGATCGACGTTGTTTTGAGCTTGTCACCCAAAAGGGACCATGAGGGAGAGTATCGGagcagcaacaacaacctccgcgCGGTGATGGCCCGGGGGAAATCCAACTCCGAGAAGAACGGGGTCGGGTATGACGCCGAGTCCAGCGACGAGGACAATAATGGCGGAGGCGGCGGGTTCTGGGAGACTGAGGAGTGGGAGAATGAAATACGGAGGAGAGTAAGGGATTTCGAGGACAGGAGAGCGCTTGAGAAGAAGGCCGAGGAGTTGCAGAGCCGCGGCGGCGATGGGACGCAAGGAGGAGAGGAAGGTACGGAGGAGAccgaggaagagaagaagatgagagtGAGAAGAGAGCTCGAAAAG GTGGCtaaggaacaagaagagaggagagCGACGGCGCAATTGATGTTTGATTTGGGTCAGAAAGCTTACGGAAAAGGCATGTACGGACGTGCCATTGAGTTTCTTGAAGGTGCACTCACTATCATCCCCAGGCCTACTTTATTTGGTGGTGAG ATTCAAATATGGCTTGCTATGGCTTATGAGGCCCACAACCGCCACAAAGACTGCATTGATCTGTACAAGCAACTAGAGAAGACGCACCCCAGTATTAGCATCCGCCGTCAGGCCTCTGAGCTTCGCTACATTTTGCAAGCGCCCAAGCTCAAGATATCACAAGAGGAGATGGTCACCATACCCTTGATTGGTTCTA CTATGCGGGAACATGGAGTGATAAGTACAAGGACAAGGATCGAATAA
- the LOC112791750 gene encoding large ribosomal subunit protein uL15x: MTTRFKKNRKKRGHVSAGHGRIGKHRKHPGGRGNAGGMHHHRILFDKYHPGYFGKVGMRYFHKLRNKFHCPIVNIDKLWSLVPQEVKDKASKEKKAPLIDVTQHGYFKVLGKGVLPQNQPVVVKAKLISKVAEKKIKENGGAVLLTA, from the coding sequence ATGACAACTCGCTTCAAGAAGAACCGCAAGAAGCGCGGTCACGTGAGCGCTGGGCACGGTCGTATCGGAAAGCACCGTAAGCACCCAGGAGGTCGTGGTAACGCCGGTGGCATGCACCACCACAGAATCCTGTTTGACAAGTACCATCCCGGTTACTTCGGTAAGGTAGGTATGCGGTATTTTCACAAGCTCCGCAACAAGTTCCATTGCCCAATCGTTAACATCGACAAGCTGTGGTCATTGGTCCCGCAAGAGGTGAAGGATAAGGCCTCTAAGGAGAAGAAGGCTCCATTGATCGATGTAACTCAGCATGGTTACTTCAAGGTCTTGGGAAAAGGTGTGCTCCCTCAGAACCAGCCTGTTGTCGTCAAGGCTAAGCTTATTTCCAAGGTCGCCGAGAAGAAGATCAAGGAGAACGGTGGCGCCGTCCTTCTCACCGCTTAG